TAAAAATCAGACAAATGTCTATCCAACAAATAACTACAGAATATATTGCTATAAATCCTGACTATTGTTATGGTAAACCCCGCATCGCTGGGACAATAATGCCTGTTGCTGCCATTGCCGAAATGTATTTGGATATGAAACAATCTGTAGAAGAAATTGCTCAGAAGTATGATCTTTCCTTAGCCCAGGTTCATGGGGCAATGGCATACTATTTTGAGCATTGGGAAGACATTGACCGTCACACCATTGAAACGGATCGACTGGTTGAAGAAATAAAGGTAAATAATCCTACTTCAAAGTTTCAGCAAAAATGGAGACAAATCACGGGTGAAAGATAAGGGACTTGCGTTTAAAAAAAATACCAATTAAAGTAGGGTGGGCAAAGTAATATTATCTAGAAGACTCATTTGAACGAAACTGTTTTTGCCCACCCTACAAGCTCTATCTCCCACACACCCCACACCCCACACCCCACACCCCACACCCTACTCCCTACTCCCTACTCCCTACTCCGCCACATTTCCAAATAAGCCTTTTCCATTTCCCTAGTAAACTCCTTACCATTCCACAACGGAGCAGTTTGTCGAGATTGTCGCAGTTTCCAGGAAATCTGTTGTCTCAGAGCAGGGTCTTTACCTAAGCGAATCCCCCACTCGATATACTCATCATCTGTCCAGGCAATGCCTTCCGTGATTCCGGCATTTACCATCATGGTGTAACTGTTGCGAGCAACAAACTGTTCTCCCACTCTGGTGACTAGGGGAATACCCATCCAGAGGGTTTCCAGGGTAGTGGTGGCTCCATTGTAGGGATAGGTATCTAGGACCACATCCGCAATGCCTAAGTTGGCACGATGAACCGCTTCCGTAGGTACTTCTGGTAGAAACCGGAGGCGATCGCACTCTATCCCTTCTTCTTCGGCAATCTGGTTAAAGAAGCGTTTGATCGAGTCTTGGTCAGATTGGCCTTTAATCAAAAAGTAGCTATTGGGGACCGCTTTGATAATTTTCATTTGCAGCCTTGTGGTATCGGGATTGCGCTTGTATCCCTTCTGACTACTGAGATAAATGGTGGCATCGTTGGGAATATCCAGGTGGTTCCGACGTAAGCTAGGTACACCAACTTCAAACCCATCTACAGCAATATAGGTTTGGGGTAAGCGCCAGATTTTCTCGGAATAGTACTCCTGAGCAGAATCCGGTAATACGTAGGGGTCAGCAATCACGTAATCAATGGCAGGTAATCCTGAAGCATCCCACCCTAGCCACGTGACTTGTACTGGTGCCAGTTTCAGAGCCATAACTGCACAGGTGATATCGAGGGTGATGCTATCGAGGTCAACTAAAATATCCAGTTGATCCTGATAAATCTGTTCAGCCGCCTCTAGTATATGAATCCCTAATTTGCGAGGATGGTCTACCTGATTGATATACCACTCTTGGAGGTTATCGTTTACCAGCTTGTAGTTTATAAAATAGCTATAAATTTGAAACCGCTCCCGGTCATGATGCTCAAACAGCCAACGGGCTAGCCAGCCCACGGAATGCCGTCTTAAACAATGACACAGGTATCCAACTTTTAAGGGTCTGGTAGTTTTTCCTCCCTGCTCCCTGCTCCCTGCTCCCTGCTCCCTATTCAGAAATTCTCCATACCAGTCTGCTTTTTCCTTCGTATAAGCCCGAATATTCCTCTGGAACAACTCAGCAATTTGATTCAAAATTGGTCTAAAATGACTAGGCTCGTCCTGAAAATGAGCCAGAGAAAAGAATGGGGTCAGCAGACGCAGAGTCTGAACATCAGACAAGGTGGCTGGTTGTTCCTTAATTAGTGAAACCAGCAGTGATTCTAAGGTTTGGCAAGCCGCAGAAACTTCCTGCCAATAGCCCCCAGCATTCATTATCCCCCGCAGTACTAGGTTAATTCCGGATATTTGGTCTGGTAAGGATTCTGATAAGGAATAGCACAATTTAGCGGTTTCTATGCCCTGGTCATAATTAAAAGCATCTTGATAAAAAGTAGCCAGATGTCGTAGCATTCCTATATGCTCAGGATCTAAGGAGCGATAACATTCCAAAAAACTAGCGGCGATGGTAGGCTGCTTTAACGTATAACCAATTTTCATACAGGCTGACAGTAATGGCCAGAACCAAACCTTAGGATTGGGCAGGTAAGCTAAGCAAGCTTCGGTAAATTCTAGGGAGGCTGGATGCAATGGTTGGGCTTCTAATATCTGCTTCAAAACCTCTTTTAATAACTGGTGATTGCATTCTGGGGTTGGCTGGGTTTGTAGCAGTTCAATTACCCCCAGCTCGGTCAAGTCATCACCCCTAAAGGTTTCTAGCTTGATGCCTAAAGCAATAATTTCCAAGAGATTAGTCAGGTCCGTGGGGCAAATTTCCCGCATATGCTGACGGATTGCCCAGGCTACAGCATAATCGGCTAACCTCTGTCTGCGCTCAGCTTCGGTTTGCAACACCTGGAACAGTTCCTCAGTCCACGTCTCTAATTGGTCTGACTCCGCCTCCGCCATCACCAGCAGCCAAGTGGTTTGCGCTTCTGTTTCTTGACCCTGCAAGAGAAACAGTAACCCTAAATGCCAGTAGTAGGCGATGACATCGGGTTCCCTTTCAATAGCCTGTTCGTATAAGCTTGCGGCTTTACTGTAGTCCCCCTGGATTAGATATTCTTCAGCTTGTTGCTGCCAGTTAGTCATAGTTTTGTGCTAATTAAATCAAACAGATCACCCCATTTTCTAATACTATTCAAAACGTGATTAGGGTAATTGTCCACTTAAGTATTTCCATAAAACAAAGTGGGTAGACTGTGCTACCCACTCTAACTAAATAGATAATTTTAGGTGATTAAAACTGTCGTCACCAAGGTTTTAGCGTAAGTATGAATGACCTTATAAGCTGTTCAGCATTTAGATTGGGATACCTCAATTCCTCAAAAGTAACAGGAAAAAATGAACAGGGAGTAACCAATTTAAATGCACATTAACTTAACTCCTTCCAGCCAGTATCTTTGCATGCGGGATTACCATCCTTAAAGTTGATTCCTACATCTTCACCTGTTTCCTTACCTTTGAATACAGATTTTTCACTTTCACACAATACAGCCAAAGTAGTTGTCTCTTCGGTCTCTGCGATCTCACCTAAGGCGACGACGCCCTGATATGCCTTAAGGGCAGAGTTAGCATCAAGGTTACCATCATCGTCTGTTGGGTCTCCAAAGTGAGCGACGCTTGTTGAGTTCTGACCTCCTTCTACTATGCCGTAACGGTAATTCTCAGTCGCTGTCCTAATGCCAAGACCTAACTGACCAAATTGACTATTGTCAGCAAATTCATTGTTTTCCAAGTAGTAAGCTTGCTGAGATCGATTCATGGAACCAACATAAGTTTTAGCTTCCGACTGCTTGGCTTTATTAGCTTGGTTCAAGAAAGAAGGCAGCGCAATGGCGGATAGAATTCCAATAATGATGATTACAACTAGTAGTTCAATTAGAGTAAAACCTTCGTCTTGCTTTTTCTGGGTCAGGTGCTGAAGGAGTTTAACTTTTAGTTCAGTTTTCATAAGTCTTTCCGGTCGGTGTGGGATGCTGATTTGTTGTCTTCTAGACTTAACTTACCCACTTGTTTTAATTTTCATATCATCTAGGGGAAAAAAAATTTTAGGGAGTCGGGAGTAGGGTGTGGGGTGTGGGGTGTGGGGTGTGGGGAGTAGATGTAGATCTAGATGTAGGGTGGGCAGTGCATCAGCAAGATAATATCAGCAAGCCATAGTCATTGTAAGCACTGCCCACCAGCAAGGGATTAATCAGTTCGCAAATCTGAAATCAACCAGAGATGTAGGGTGGGCAGTGCATCAGCAAGATAATCTCAGGAAGCCATAGTCATTGTAAGCACTGCCCACCAGCAAGGGATTAATCAGCGAGGTTTGAATCAGGATTGCTCTAGTAAGGAACTTGTGGGCAGTGGTGGGCAAAATTTCGAGGATCTAGACTACTGCAAACCACCAAAGTGTTTTTACCCACCCTACAAGCTGACTTCGCGATGAAGCGAACGCGCCCCGCGTGGCCTACGGCCTCAGCTTCCGCTAAAAGCGATCGCAAACCTCAAAATTAATGCGATCGCAAATCTGAAATCAACCAGGTTGATCAAAGATAGCGCTATAATTAAG
The Moorena sp. SIOASIH genome window above contains:
- a CDS encoding type IV pilin-like G/H family protein yields the protein MKTELKVKLLQHLTQKKQDEGFTLIELLVVIIIIGILSAIALPSFLNQANKAKQSEAKTYVGSMNRSQQAYYLENNEFADNSQFGQLGLGIRTATENYRYGIVEGGQNSTSVAHFGDPTDDDGNLDANSALKAYQGVVALGEIAETEETTTLAVLCESEKSVFKGKETGEDVGINFKDGNPACKDTGWKELS
- a CDS encoding DUF433 domain-containing protein, with translation MSIQQITTEYIAINPDYCYGKPRIAGTIMPVAAIAEMYLDMKQSVEEIAQKYDLSLAQVHGAMAYYFEHWEDIDRHTIETDRLVEEIKVNNPTSKFQQKWRQITGER
- a CDS encoding O-linked N-acetylglucosamine transferase, SPINDLY family protein; amino-acid sequence: MTNWQQQAEEYLIQGDYSKAASLYEQAIEREPDVIAYYWHLGLLFLLQGQETEAQTTWLLVMAEAESDQLETWTEELFQVLQTEAERRQRLADYAVAWAIRQHMREICPTDLTNLLEIIALGIKLETFRGDDLTELGVIELLQTQPTPECNHQLLKEVLKQILEAQPLHPASLEFTEACLAYLPNPKVWFWPLLSACMKIGYTLKQPTIAASFLECYRSLDPEHIGMLRHLATFYQDAFNYDQGIETAKLCYSLSESLPDQISGINLVLRGIMNAGGYWQEVSAACQTLESLLVSLIKEQPATLSDVQTLRLLTPFFSLAHFQDEPSHFRPILNQIAELFQRNIRAYTKEKADWYGEFLNREQGAGSREQGGKTTRPLKVGYLCHCLRRHSVGWLARWLFEHHDRERFQIYSYFINYKLVNDNLQEWYINQVDHPRKLGIHILEAAEQIYQDQLDILVDLDSITLDITCAVMALKLAPVQVTWLGWDASGLPAIDYVIADPYVLPDSAQEYYSEKIWRLPQTYIAVDGFEVGVPSLRRNHLDIPNDATIYLSSQKGYKRNPDTTRLQMKIIKAVPNSYFLIKGQSDQDSIKRFFNQIAEEEGIECDRLRFLPEVPTEAVHRANLGIADVVLDTYPYNGATTTLETLWMGIPLVTRVGEQFVARNSYTMMVNAGITEGIAWTDDEYIEWGIRLGKDPALRQQISWKLRQSRQTAPLWNGKEFTREMEKAYLEMWRSRE